Part of the Desulfobacterales bacterium genome, GGGAAAATCCCTCCGGATATTTTGGGCCTACGGGATTTCCCAGCTACTTTGGTTAGTTTCCTATATACATTGCAAAGTGGACAGTTTACTTGCTACAAAAGCGGACATTTCTATTTGTTGCTAACATAAAAAAGATAAAAAAGATGGCGGTTGCCATAATTTGGGTTTAATTCTTTCAAGTCATTAAGACGGGGCTATTTTCGCCAGAATTCGGGAACCAGGAAAATAATGAGCGTATAAATCTCAAGCCGCCCCAGCAACATGCACCAGACGAGCAGCCATTTGCCGAGTGTCGGGATTTGGGCGTAATTTTCTACGGGACCGACCATGCCGAAGCCCGGACCGATGTTTCCGATGGTGGCAGCCACGGCGGCAAACGAGGTGACGAAATCAACCCCCATTCCCGCCAGCAGGACGGACGAGAGGGCGAACAATCCGACATAGAGTCCGAGAAACCCTAAAACGCTTCGCACAACCCCTTCCGGTACGGCAGTGCCGCCGATTTTGACATGGCGCACGGCCCTGGGATGAATCATGGAAAACAGCTCTTTATAGCAATATTTGAAATAAAGCATAACCCTGAGGCATTTCATGCCGCCGCCCGTGGAACCGGCAGAAGCGCCGATAAACATGGACAGCAGGAGAATCAATTGGCTTAGTGCCGGCCATTTTTCATAATCGGCCGTTGCAAAACCCGTGGTGGTAAGAATAGAGACCACTTGAAAAGAACCATACCGAAACGCCTGGCCAAGGCTTTGATAGGCGGGTCCATAGACATCCATGCTGACCACTAAAATCAGGAGCATCACCAGGGCACAATAGAACCGGCATTCCGAATCGCGCCAGAATGCAAGGGGCTTGCCTTTTAACATCTGGTAATGGAGAGAAAAATTAATGCCTGCCAGAAACATGAAAAGGAGAATGACCCCATCAATATAGACGCTGTCATAGTGGGCGATAGAGGCGTTCTTCGTTGAAAACCCGCCGGTGGGAAGCGTGGTGAAGGTGTGGCACATGGCATCGAAAAAGCTCATGCCGCCGATGACCAGCAAGGCAATCTGGGCCACGCTGAAAATCGCGTAAACCTTCCAGAGAACCATGGCAGTATCCCTGATTCTCGGTTTGAGTTTGTCCGGAACGGGGCTAGGTACTTCCGCTTTGTATAGTTGCATGCCACCAACCCCCAGGAACGGCAAAATGGCGATTCCCAGAACGATGATCCCCATTCCGCCGAGCCACTGAATGAAACTGCGCCAAAACAACAACCCCTGCGGTATCTCCTCGATGTTGGTGAGCACCGAAGCGCCCGTGGTGGTGAAGCCGGACATGGATTCGAATGCAGCATCCGTGAAGGTGTTGAAATAAGGTGAAAAATAAAACGGAAGGGCGCCAAAAAGCCCGATAAGCGCCCATCCCAGGGCGACAATGGCCATCCCCTCTCGCTGACTGATGTAGTCCGTGCGAGGAGATCTGAATAAAAGAACCAGCAGTCCGCCGGACACAACCGTAACGCCCATGCCGTAAAGGGTCGGCATCAGACTCAAATCCTCAAAAAACAGGCTGCATAGAATCGGGCAACACATGGTCAAACCGAAAAAGAGGGTCAGAATGCCGACGGTTTTTAAAATATAGGGCCAACGCATCAAAAATATTCCAGTTTTACGGAGAGGATTTTTTCGATCTTGGGAATGGCGTCCCGTCTGGCAAACACGATAATGCGATCGTCCGGCTCGATCACACTCTCTCCGGAAGGGATGATCACCTTGTCTCCCCGCATGATGCTTACGACCAAAGATCCTTTTGGCATATGACTATTACGGAGTGGTTTCCCAACAATATCTGATGTTTCCATGGCAACAGCCTCAAGGACCTCGGCTTGCTCCCCCATGATGGAAATGGCCGAAAGCACCTTTCCCCGGCGAATGTGTTGCAGGATGGTATTGATGGCCGATAGCCTCGGGCTGACCACTTGATCCAATCCAATGGTTGGCATTAACGATAAATAACTAAATTTATTAATTTTAACGATCGTTTTGCTCACCCCCATTTTTCGAGCCAGCAGGGCGGCGAGAATATTTGTCTCTTCTTCGCCCGTAAGGGTCACCATGGCGTCCATCTCGCTGATATTTTCCTCAAGCAGCAACCCGTGGTCTGATCCATCGCCTTGCAAGACCACGGTGCGATTGAGTTTTTCAGCCAACTCGGCACAGCGAATAGGGCTTTTCTCTATAATTTTGGTGAATACGGACTTTTCTTCAAGCAAGGCGGCCAAGCGATACCCGATACGGCCGCCGCCGACAATGATAACCCGTTTGATCTGACCGGCCTGCTCGTTAAAGAGACCAAGTGTTTCTGATAGTTTATCTGCTTCGCAAATGAAATAGACGAGATCCCCCGCTTCCAACCGGTCATTGCCCCGGGGAATGGTCAACACCTCATTTCGAATGATGGCGGTAATCAGCAGTCGGTAATCACCCATTATATCGGGAAGTTGAGCTAATGTTTTGCCGGCAAACGCTGCCGGTTCCTTGAGGCGGATGCCGATCAGCTTTAATCGGCCGTCCGCGAATGCGCCTACATCGGAAGCACCGGGTACGCTGAGCAACTGGTCTATGGTTTTAACCACCTCGATTTCAGGATTAATGACCGTGTTAATATAAGGGGGTTGGTCTCTGAAGATATCATGATATTTGTCGAAATCGGCATTGCGAATTCGGGCCAGTTTTCGAGTGGAAGGGGAGATGAGACTGGCTGTCAGGCAGGCCACCAGATTGGTTTCATCACTATCGGTAACGGCAAGCAGAATTTCCGCCTCCTTGATACCGGCTCCCTCCAAGACGACCGGGCTGCTGCCGGAACCGACGATGACTTGCACATCGATGCTTTCAGACACCCTTTGAACAGCTGCCTGGTTTTTGTCGATCAGAACGACATCTTTATTTTCGAGCGATAACCGGCTCGCAATATGAAAGCCGACTTCGCCGGCACCAATGATGATAATCTTCAACGAATTGGCTCCTTAAACGGGTAATACTCATGATGGCCAATCAGGATAACACGCAACAGCAGACATGAAAGACAGATACTATAGGCATGTTCCGGTGTCAAACGCGATGCCGTTCTGAAGAAAAACACTTGGCGCGAGTAGGCCCATCAGCCACCCGGCCTGGCCAGCATTAAGGAAGGCTGTCCTGGATCTCCGGATGCGCATCGAGAAAGCGATAAAGCGTTGCCCGACCGACACCGAGCGCCTTGGCGGCCTTTGCTTTATTACCGCCCGCGGTTTGGAGAGCAATATGAACCATTTCCGGATTCAGTTTAGAGGTGGGACCCGGACGGCATGCCGGTGCCTGAAATTGTCTGAGTTCCAAGGGCAGATTATCCGGCCGAATGGTGCCGTCATCACATCGCACAATGGCGAATTGCACAGCGTTTTGAAGCTCGCGAATATTGCCCGGCCACGGGTAGTCGAGCATTACCACCAGCGCCGATTTTGATACCCGATGACGCGGATGACCGTGGCGCTCAGCCGCCTCCTCCAAAAAATGATCTATCAGCAGGGGGATATCGTTTTTCCTTTCCCGAAGCGGCGGGATATGAATGGGAATGACGTTGAGGCGATAATAGAGATCTTCTCTGAAGTGATGGCGCTGAACCTCCTTTTTTAAAACTCGGTTGGTGGCGCTGATTACACGTACATTGATCGTTTTGGTCTCCTCACCGCCCACCTTCTCAAAAGTACCTTCCTGCAAAAACCGCAATAGCTTCACCTGCATGGGCTTGGGCAAATCGGCCACTTCATCCAGAAACACCGTGCCGCCGTCCGCCAATTCAAGACGACCTTTTTTATCCCGAATGGCGCCTGAAAACGCACCTTTGACATGGCCGAAAAGCTCACTTTCAATGAGCCCTTCCGGCAAGGCACCGCAATTGATCGGCACAAACGGCGCCCCCGCTCGGATACTTTCATTGTGAATCGCATTGGCAACCAGCTCTTTTCCGGTTCCAGTTTCCCCATAGATATGCACCGGGAAGCTGTATTCTGCGAGCTCTTGAATTTGCTTATAAATTTGAAGCATTTGGCTGTCTTGGCCGATAATGTGATCAAACCGCGTGATTTTACCGGTTTCCAGCCTGAGGTTTAACAAGTCCGTCAAATCTCGAAAGGAGGCAAGAACGCCGAATGCCCGCCCTTCTTCATTGTTCATAAGCGTAACGGACATTTCCAGCCGGCGGGTTTCACCGGATCGGGTAGTGATGTTTATCCGATATTCCCGATAATCCTCCGGGATCGGTTTGGTATTTAAAAAGCTGCACTGTCCCCCGCAAAAGGGGTGACCGAAAGCCTCATGGCAATCAAGCCCGAGGACATCTTCGCGACGGAAGCCCGTAACTCGTTCCGCCTCTTTGTTGAAGAAAAAAATTCGCCGGTTCAGATCATGGGCGATGATCCCTTCTTTAAGATTATCCAGCACGCGTTCTAAATTTTCGCGGTTGGTGATAAGGTTATGGATGGATGACTCTGTCATGATTTCCGTGATCAGGTGTTTAAAAAAGGTATAAAAATAGCGCAATGCTACATGAAACACCGCTCAAAGTCAAATCCGCACCGGCACTTTTGCAGGGCAATCGCATGCAACCTTGGCATGAGACATGCTTTTCGGTTTGGTTGCATCAAGAACCCAAAACGCCATAACACGCACCACCCTTTCGGAGGTGACCTGCCGACCGGAGTGCCGTGTGCGGGAAATACTGCACGCACGGTTCGTGGGGGGAGAGGCGCC contains:
- a CDS encoding sigma 54-interacting transcriptional regulator, which translates into the protein MTESSIHNLITNRENLERVLDNLKEGIIAHDLNRRIFFFNKEAERVTGFRREDVLGLDCHEAFGHPFCGGQCSFLNTKPIPEDYREYRINITTRSGETRRLEMSVTLMNNEEGRAFGVLASFRDLTDLLNLRLETGKITRFDHIIGQDSQMLQIYKQIQELAEYSFPVHIYGETGTGKELVANAIHNESIRAGAPFVPINCGALPEGLIESELFGHVKGAFSGAIRDKKGRLELADGGTVFLDEVADLPKPMQVKLLRFLQEGTFEKVGGEETKTINVRVISATNRVLKKEVQRHHFREDLYYRLNVIPIHIPPLRERKNDIPLLIDHFLEEAAERHGHPRHRVSKSALVVMLDYPWPGNIRELQNAVQFAIVRCDDGTIRPDNLPLELRQFQAPACRPGPTSKLNPEMVHIALQTAGGNKAKAAKALGVGRATLYRFLDAHPEIQDSLP
- the trkA gene encoding Trk system potassium transporter TrkA — its product is MKIIIIGAGEVGFHIASRLSLENKDVVLIDKNQAAVQRVSESIDVQVIVGSGSSPVVLEGAGIKEAEILLAVTDSDETNLVACLTASLISPSTRKLARIRNADFDKYHDIFRDQPPYINTVINPEIEVVKTIDQLLSVPGASDVGAFADGRLKLIGIRLKEPAAFAGKTLAQLPDIMGDYRLLITAIIRNEVLTIPRGNDRLEAGDLVYFICEADKLSETLGLFNEQAGQIKRVIIVGGGRIGYRLAALLEEKSVFTKIIEKSPIRCAELAEKLNRTVVLQGDGSDHGLLLEENISEMDAMVTLTGEEETNILAALLARKMGVSKTIVKINKFSYLSLMPTIGLDQVVSPRLSAINTILQHIRRGKVLSAISIMGEQAEVLEAVAMETSDIVGKPLRNSHMPKGSLVVSIMRGDKVIIPSGESVIEPDDRIIVFARRDAIPKIEKILSVKLEYF
- a CDS encoding TrkH family potassium uptake protein; its protein translation is MRWPYILKTVGILTLFFGLTMCCPILCSLFFEDLSLMPTLYGMGVTVVSGGLLVLLFRSPRTDYISQREGMAIVALGWALIGLFGALPFYFSPYFNTFTDAAFESMSGFTTTGASVLTNIEEIPQGLLFWRSFIQWLGGMGIIVLGIAILPFLGVGGMQLYKAEVPSPVPDKLKPRIRDTAMVLWKVYAIFSVAQIALLVIGGMSFFDAMCHTFTTLPTGGFSTKNASIAHYDSVYIDGVILLFMFLAGINFSLHYQMLKGKPLAFWRDSECRFYCALVMLLILVVSMDVYGPAYQSLGQAFRYGSFQVVSILTTTGFATADYEKWPALSQLILLLSMFIGASAGSTGGGMKCLRVMLYFKYCYKELFSMIHPRAVRHVKIGGTAVPEGVVRSVLGFLGLYVGLFALSSVLLAGMGVDFVTSFAAVAATIGNIGPGFGMVGPVENYAQIPTLGKWLLVWCMLLGRLEIYTLIIFLVPEFWRK